The Kribbella sp. HUAS MG21 genome includes the window AGACGACAGGAGGAACGGTGGCTATCGGAACACGCTCGACCCGTCAGCGCGCGGCGGTCGCGCAGGCGCTCGACCTCATCGACGACTTCCGGACCGCCCAGGAGATCCACCAGGAGCTCCGGTCCGCGGGCGAGGCCGTCGGGCTGACCACCGTCTACCGCACCCTGCAGGCGCTCGCGGACTCCCGCGAGGTCGACGTACTGCGCACCGCCGACGGCGAAACGGCGTACCGGCGGTGCTCCAAGGGGCACCACCACCACCTGGTCTGCCGCAACTGCGGCCGCACCGTCGAGGTCGAGGGCCCGGCCGTGGAGCGCTGGGCCGACAAGGTCGCGGCCGAGCACGGCTACACCGACATCAGCCACACCCTGGAGATCTTCGGCACCTGCAAGGAGTGCCAGAAGGCGTGACCGCACCGCGGGGCTGATAAACTGACCGCAGTAAGCCTTCCGTACCGGACTCTTCCGGCGGGAGGCTTTTCTGCGTTCTGATTCCTTTGAGGAGACCTATGTCTGACCTTGTGGTGCGCCGTGTCCAGGCCTCGGACCGAGTCCTGATGGAGCGGCTGTGGCTGATGTTCCGCCACGACCTGTCCGAGTTCCAGGGCCAACTGCCTGGCCCTGACGGCGGCTACCGCAGTGAGTGGCTCGAGAACGTCCTGACCGGCGACCCGGAATGGGCCGGCTACCTGATCTCGCTCGGCGAGAACCCGGTCGGCTTCTGCTTCATGCGGGCCCTGCAGCAGCCGGTGCGGGTACTGAATGCCTTCTTCATGGTGCGTCCGGTCCGCCGGAACGGTCTCGGGCTGCGCGCGGTCCAGGAAGTGCTGGCGAACCACCCCGGGCCGTGCGAGGTCGCGTTCCAGGGGAACAACGAGAAGGCGGTCCGGTTTTGGCAGCGGGTCGCCACCGAGATCTCCGGCGACGTCTGGACGCAGGAGGAACGCCCGGTCAAGGGCAAGCCCGACGCGACCCCCGACCTGTGGATCTCGTTCAAGGTCTAGAACAGTACGACGGACCGCAGTACGTCGCCGTGGTGCATCTTGGTGAAGGCGGCCTCGACCTCGTCCAGCGCGATCGTCTCGGACACGAACCGGTCGAGCGGTAGCCGGCCCTGCAGGTGCAGGTCGATCAGCAGCGGGAAGTCGCGGGTCGGCAGGCAGTCGCCGTACCAGCTGGACTTCAGCGAGCCGCCGCGGCCGAAGAAGTCCAGTAGCGGCATGTCGAGCCGCATGTCCGGCGTGGGGACGCCGACCAGGACCACGGTTCCGGCCAGGTCGCGGGCGTAGAACGCCTGCTTCCAGGTCTCCGGGCGGCCGACCGCGTCGATCACGACATCGGCGCCGAACCCACCGGTCAGCTCCTGGACCGCCGCGACCACGCCGTCGTGGTCGAGGCCCTTCGAGTTGATCGTGTGGGTGGCGCCGAGTTCGCGCGCGGTGGCGAGCTTGCGTTCGTCGAGGTCGATCGCGATCACCTTCGCGGCCCCGGCGAGCCGCGCGCCGACCACGGCCGCCGTACCGACGCCGCCGGAACCGATCACGGCGACGGTGTCCCCGCGCCCGACGTTGCCGGTGTTGAGCGCGGCGCCGAGACCGGCCATGACCCCACACCCGAGCAGCCCGGCCACCTCCGGCTTGGCTGCCGGGTCGACCTTCGTGCACTGCCCGGCCGCGACCAGCGTCTTCTCCGCGAACGCGCCGATGCCGAGCGCGGGGCTCAGCTCGGTGCCGTCCTGGAGCGTCATCTTCTGCTCGGCGTTGTGCGTGCTGAAGCAGTACCACGGGCGGCCGCGCAGGCAGGCGCGGCAGTTCCCGCAGATGGCCCGCCAGTTCAGGACGACGAAGTCACCCGGCTGCACGTCGGTCACGCCGTCGCCGACCGACTCCACGATGCCGGCGGCCTCGTGGCCCAGCAGGAACGGGAACTCGTCGTTGATGCCGCCTTCGCGGTAGTGCAGATCCGTGTGGCAGACGCCGCACGCCTGCACCTGCACGACCGCTTCCCCGGGCCCCGGGTCCGGGATCGTGATCTGCTCGATCGACACCGGCGCACCCTTGGCCGCCGCCACCACCCCACGCACCGTCTGAGCCATCCCCCGACGCTAACTGCCGCAGCCGCCTCCCGTCAGCCTTCCGGGCGTGGCGGATTTTCCGCGTCCCTCCGAGGTCCACGGCGTACCGACCAACGGGACGTAGTCGTCTACGCATACCGCCCGCCATGCCTGAACCGGGCCCGTCAGGACCGGTGGACACCCACCACGACCCGTCGTTCGGTACGCCTCCGTGTCCACCAGTCGGGGGACAGTGCGTCAGCCAGGCGACGCTCCCGGGGACCGGTAGGTGCGGGCGAGAGTTGAGGGCATGGAGAACGCAGTGAGGGTGCGGGGTCTCGTCAAGCGCTACCCGGACAAGGTTGCGGTCGACGGTGTCGACCTGGACATCCACCGGGGCGAGGTGTTCGCCCTGCTCGGCCCGAACGGGGCCGGCAAGACGACGACCACGGAGATCCTGGAGGGGTATCGCCGGGCCGACGAGGGCGAGATCAGCGTGCTGGGCACGGACCCGGCGCACGGCGACCGGTACTGGCGCGCCCGGCTCGGGATCGTCGCGCAGACCACCCGCGACGAGGCGGTGCTGTCCGTCGCCGAGATGGTCACGCACTTCGCCGGCTACTACCCGAACCCGCGCGACCCGGAGCAGGTGATCGCCGCGGTCGGCCTCGAGGAGAAGCGCAGGACCCGGATCCGCAACCTGTCCGGCGGGCAGCGGCGCCGCCTGGACGTGGCGCTCGGCGTGATCGGGAACCCGGAACTGCTGTTCCTGGACGAGCCGACCACCGGCTTCGACCCGGAGGCGCGCCGGCAGTTCTGGACGTTGATCGAGGACCTCCGCACCGAAGGCACCACGATCCTGCTCACCACCCACTACCTGGACGAGGCCGAGCACCTCGCCGACCGGGTCGGGGTGATCGCCGACGGCCGGATGGTCGAGGTCGCGACCCCCGGGACCCTCGGCGGCCGCGGCGCCCGCACCGCGCGCGTCTCCTGGCTCGCCGCGGACGGACTGCGCGAAGTACGCACGGACCAGCCGACGGCCGAGGTCGCCCGGCTGATGGCGGAGTACGGCGGAGAGGTACCGGAACTGCAGGTACGGCGACCGAGCCTGGAAGACATCTACCTCGAACTGATCGGGGCCACCGCCGCTCCGGCACTGGAAGGAGCTGTTCGGTGAGCACCGCGTTGCCCTCGCCGCTGAAGGTCGGCCTGTCCCGCACCGGGATCGAGGTGAAGGAGTTCTTCCGCGAACGCGAGCAGCTGATCTTCACGTTCTTCTTCCCGATCATCTTCCTCGGCATCTTCTCCGCGGTGTTCGGCGGCACCGAGTTCGCCGGCGGCGTCACCGCGGCGACGTACTTCACGCCCGGGATGATTGCCTCCGGCATCTTCCTGACGAGCTTCCAGTCGCTGGCCATCGCGATCGCGATCGAGCGCGACCAGGACGTGCTGAAACGGCTCCGCGGGACGCCGATGTCGCCGCAGTCGTACTTCATCGGCAAGATCGGGATGGTCCTGATCACCTCGGTCCTGCAGTTCGCGCTGCTGCTGGCAATCGCCGGGCTCGCGCTCGGCGTCGACATCCCGACGGCACCGGTCAAGTGGCTGCACTTCCTGTGGATCTTCGTGCTCGGCACCGCGTCGGGTTCGGTGCTGGGGATCGCGTTCTCCGTCGTACCGAAGTCCGGGCGGGCCGCGTCGGCGGTCGTCACACCGGTCGTCCTGCTGCTGCAGTTCATCTCCGGCGTGTACTTCGTCTACAGCAGCCTGCCGGCGTGGATGCGGACGGTGTCGGAGTTCTTCCCGCTCAAGTGGCTCGCGCAGGGCATGCGCTCGGTGTTCCTGCCGGACGGGTACGAGGTCAACGAGCCGGGCGGGTCCTGGCAGCTCGGCACCGGCGCGATCGTGCTGTCGGTCTGGCTGCTCGTCGGGCTCTTCCTCGCCCAGCGGCTCTTCCGGTGGACCCGCCGGGACGCGGGCTGATGGACCGGGTGCCGATCCGCGACTGGAGGATGATGGGTTCCGTGCAGAGTTCACGCGGTGGCGCCGGACAGCCGGTCTGGACACAGACGCTGGTCGGCTGGCACATCGTGTTCTGGGTCCTGCTCGGGATGACGCTCGGTCTGTCCTTCACCGGTGAGCTCGGCACGGTCCGGCAGTCCGTGTACGTCGGCACGGTCGTGCTGCTCGGTGCGGCGTACCAGTTCGTCGGTCTGCCCGCGGTGCGCTCGCGCCGGGCGCTGCCGTCGTACGTCTATCGGCTCGTCCTGGTCGGCTCGCTGATGGTGCTGATCGGGTTGTATCCGCAGTCGGTGTTCCTGATGTTCATCGCGTCGGCGCAGATCTGGCTGCTGTGCGAGAACCTCCGCGAGGGCGTCGGGTTCAGCCTGCTGCTGGTGGTCGGCGTCGGTACTGCGCAGTTGTGGAGCGCGGGGTGGGGCTGGGACGCGTTCTGGAACATCCTGCCGTGGATGCTGGTCAGCCTGGTCGTCAGCCTGCTGTTCGGGATCTGGATCGAGCGGGTGATCACGCAGAGCCAGCAGCGCGCGGAGCTGATCGAGCAACTCGAGTCCGCGCGGGACGAGCTCGCCGACGCGCACCACAGCGCCGGGGTGATGGCCGAGCGTGAACGGATGGCGCGGGAGATCCACGACACCCTTGCGCAGGGGATGACGTCGATCGTGATGCTCGCGCAGGCGGCGTCGGCCGAGCTCGCGCGGGGAGGTGCTTCGGGCGCCGCGGCGCGGTTGGCGGCGATCGAGGACACCGCGCGGGAGAACCTCGCCGAGGCGCGGGCGCTGATCGCCGCGTTCACCCCGATCGCGTTGTCCGAGGCGACGTTGACCGAAGTACTGCGCCGGCAGGCCGAGCGGTTCGCGGCCGAGACCGGGGTCGACGTACGGGTGTCGCTGGACCTGCCCGACGACGAGGTGGCGGCGCTGCCGCAGGCCCAACAGGTCGTGTTGTTGCGGTCGGCGCAGGAGGCGCTGGCCAACGTACGCAAGCATGCGGCGGCGACGCAGGTACTGATCACGCTCGGGTTGTCGGACGGCGGGGTGTGGATCGAGATCCGCGACGACGGGTCCGGGTTCGCGCCGGGGGCGGTGTCCGGGGGCTTCGGGCTGAACGCGATGCGCGGCCGGGTCGAGGAGTCCGGCGGCACCGTCTCGGTGGAGAGTAGGCCCGGTCACGGCACCCGGGTACAGGTCTTGATTCCGGCTGTCCAGGAGGATGCGTGATTCGGGTTCTGGTGGTGGACGACCACCCCGTTGTACGTTCCGGGCTGAGCGGGATGCTGTCGGTGACCGACGACATCACCGTCGTCGGCGAGGCCGGTGATGGTTCCGAGGCGCTCGCGCTCGTCGAGTCGACCCGGCCGGACGTCGTACTGATGGACCTGCGGATGCCGCGGATGGACGGCGTCGCGGCCACCGGGGCGATCGTGTCCGGGTACCCGTCGACGCGCGTGCTGGTGCTGACGACGTACGACACCGACACGGACATCTTGCACGCGGTCGAGGCCGGCGCCGCGGGCTACCTGCTCAAGGACACGCCACACGCCGACCTGCTGAACGGCATCCGGGCCGCCGCGCGCGGCGAGACCGTGCTCGCACCGCCGGTCGCGGCACGGCTGATGTCACGCCTGCGTACGCCGACCACACCCGCCGCGGCGCCGTCGCCGCGTGAACTCGAGGTCCTCGCCGCGGTCGCGCGCGGCCTCAGCAACGCCGAGATCGGCCGCGAGCTGTTCATCGGCGAGGCCACGGTCAAGACCCACCTCCAACGCCTGTTCGCCAAACTCGACGTCGACGACCGCACCCGCGCCGTCACGGTCGCAATCGAACGCGGCCTGCTCCCCTCACCGGGACGCTGAGCAGGCCGTTCGACTGGTACGCGTCAGCGTTCCTGGCTGGTGTCGGGTGCGCCGCGCATCAGGCGCAGGCGCGGGTCCTGGATGCCGCCGTTGCTGCCGGATTCCTGATCCGCCGGACGCTCGCCGACCTGCTCGGACCGTGGCGTCGGGTTCGTGCCGGCGCGCATCGCGTGGGCCAGCTCGGCGGTCCGATTGGCCTCGTCGATGCTGTACTGCGCGCTCTCGTTGACGTTGTGCATCTGCCGGTCGATGCCCTCCCGCACGCCCGTCAGGCCGTCGCGGGTCCGGTTCACGTCGACCGTCAGCGACGTACTGGCGTCCTGGATCGCGGCGGAGTGCACCCCGCCGCCGACCTGCAGCTGGGCCTGCTCGAGCTGGATCGCCGTGGTCCGGGCGTTACCGAGCTGGTCGTAGGCAGTCTTCAGTCCGGTGTCCGCCTGCGCGGTCAGGTCCCTGAGGTGGGTCACCCGGGTACGCAGCTCGGCGGCCGCCTCCGCGCCGTACTCCGGAGTGTTCCCGAGCTCGTCGACGTCGCGGAGCGCCTGGTCGAGGAACGCCGAACTCCTGCCCAGGTCGTCGTGGAACTCCTCCAGCTCGTTCTGCGCTCGGCCGATCCGGGACGCGAGATCTCCGGCGTCCTGGGCCGCGGAGTTGAACGAGAGCCGCACCCGGTCGTCGGCGTCCTGCCAGCGGGCCACGTCACCAGGATCCCGGGAAGCGGACGCGAGCCGGCCTTGTACCTCGGCCTCGTACTCGGCCTCCCGCACGCGCCCGGCCCCGGACTGCAGCTGGGCGATGTCCTCCAGCCGGTTGTCCAGCAGCCGGCCGTAGTTCCGGTCCTGGAGCGAGTCGGCGACCATGTCGAGCGTCGCCCGCGCCCGGTTCATCGCCTCCGCGACCCGGTCGGTGAGGAACGGGATGTCCTGCGCGCTCGCCATCAGTGCTGGCCCTTCGTTCCGTCCGCGGCGTCCTGTTCGATGACCTGGGGTGCTTGGGGTACCTGGGGTGCGGCTTGTGTCTGGGAGGTGGCGCGTGCCCGGGCGTCGGCGGCCAGCCGGTCGTCCTCGGCAAGGCCGGCACGCAGCTGCTCGGCAACCCGGCGGACCTGCTCCTGTGCGGCCCGTAGTTCCCGCTCCACGCTCTGCTGTGGCGTCTCGCCCGTCGGCTGGTCCTGCACGCTGCATCTCCCGTTCATGTCGTTGACACTTGCAACGAGACTAGACGCTACGGGGTCGAGCGCCGTTCCCACGACTGATCGATCTCGGTTTTCGGGGTCTCGATTTCCGCCGCGCGTCTCAGCTTTCGGCGGCGGGTCTCAGCTTTCGGCGCTCACCGGGTTCGGCACCGCACCGCCGTAACGCCGGTCACGCTGGGCATAGATCTCGATCGCCCGCCACAGGTCCCGCCGGTCGAAGTCCGGCCAGAGTGTGTCGAGGAACACCATCTCGGCGTACGCCAGCTGCCACACCAGGAAGTTGCTGGTCCGCTGCTCGCCCGACGACCGCACGAACAGGTCGACCTCGGGGATGTCGGGCGCGTACAGGTGCCGGGCGACCGTCTGCTCGGAGATCCGGTCCGGATTGATCTTGCCGTCGGCAACCTCCCGCGCGATCGCCCGCATCGCGTCCGCGAGCTCCGCGCGGCCGCCGTAGTTCACGCAGAACTGCAGCGTGATCGTGTCGTTGTGCTTCGTCCGCTCCTGCGCGTACTCGAGCTCGTCGATCACGCTCTTCCACAACCGCGGCCGCCGCCCGGACCACACCACCCGCACCCCCATCGCGTCCAGCTCGTCGCGCCGCCGGTGGATCACCTCCCGGTTGAACCCCATCAGGAACCGCACCTCCTCCGGCGACCGCGCCCAGTTCTCCGTCGAGAACGCGTACGCCGAGATGTACTTCACCCCGATCTCGATCCCACCCTTGATCACATCCAGCAACGAGGCCTCCCCCGCCTTGTGCCCCTCGGTCCGAGCCAGCCCCCGCTGCTTCGCCCACCGCCCGTTCCCATCCATCACAATCGCCACATGCCGCGGCACCAACTCCCGCGGAATCCCCGGCGCCCGAGCCCCCGAAGGATGCCCCTCCGGCGCCACCACCACCTTCTTCTCCCCCGGCTGTGCAACCCCACCCCGACCCCGACGACGACCAATAGGCGACATACCCGCAGTCTCCCATTCCCCTCCCCCGCACCTGCACGGGCAGGAACGTTGCCCGCCGACAGCGGCAACGTAAGACGAGTTGCGAGCGCTGGTATATCAAGCGGGCAGGACGGGTCTCGCAGTACAGCGAGCGTTGCGCGAGCCGGTGCTGCTCTGCCCGCCCACGCATGGCCCGAAGCCCACGAACCGGGTCAACGGAGCACTCGCCTCGTTCAGCAGGTGCTCAGACCCCGCTTAACCGACCTGCGCCGTACGGACCAGACGCACAGAGGGCCCCCGGAGCCAAGCGCCGTACGCTCACTCGCCGCTTACCAAGTGTCACTGCAACAACCTGCAACCTGTGGACAACCCACCCCGCCGAACACCCTCCGTATGCGACCCTTAACCCACCCCGACCAGAACGGAGCCCACCCCATGCCCCGCCGACCGGCCTTCGCCCCCGCCATCGCCGCCCTCAGCGCCCTCCTGGCGCTCACCGCGTGCCAAGGCTCCCCGGAAGCCGGTCAACCCAACACGACCGCGCCGTCGACCGCATCGAGCAGCAGTCCGGCGCCAACCGTTCCGAGTACTCCCACCACGCCTGGTTGGACAGCCGAGGAACAGGCTGCCATCACCGCCGCGACGACGCGCTATCTCGCGGCCCGCCGTGCGACCGAGCAAGCGCTGCAGAATCCTGCTCAGGCCGAGCGGACAGAGCTGGAGCGCAGCGGGAACGGTGGCCAGTGGCTGACGGATGTCATCGAGGACATCACATTTTTCCGGGACAACGGTTGGTATCAGGCCGGGGCGGTCACGCTGTCCTCGCCGACAGTGAAAACGGTTCGGTTGGCGGGGCAGCAACCTGAGGTCACTCTGACGAGCTGCATCGACTCCAGTGCCGTCGTCGTTCGGTACCAGGCCACGAAGAAGCCGGTACCACTCGGCCCCGACAACGGCTCCCGCCACCTGGCGCAGGCGCGCATCGTCCTGGCTCCAGGTTCCGATGGCCGCAAAGCATGGTTCCTGATCAGCGAAACTGGCGATGCCAAGTGCTGATTTCGAAACGAGTAATTCGCAGCTTGCTGCCATCGATTCTCGCGATGGCGCTCAGCGCTGTCGGCCTGCCCACTGAACCAATCTTGCCGCCAAAACCTCAGGGCGAGGTTATCGCGAAATGCAATAAGATTCTCAACAAGTGCTGGTGGGTGCCGAAATCTACCTTGAAGCTGCCTGGAAAGCCACCCAAACCGGGAAAACCTGACCAGCGCGAGAAGATCAGCAAGACAGTCTGCGAATTTAAGGGCGCTGTTCAGGCATGCACGGACCCGGTCAAGGGCAACTGGTCCAACAGCCAACAGTGCTACATGCGGCGCGAGACACCCCAGCCTCCGTTTAGCGATCCACGCTGGCAAGGACATACCGACGGGAGTATCTGGGCGTGTACTCGTGAGCAAGGGTATGACCAAGGCCGACACATCGTCACCAAATGGGTTTGGTTGCCCGGGACACCTGACACGGTGGTGGTCGATCCGGTGACCCTGGCCTATCAGGCAGTTACAGAGATGGAACTGGCGGCACCGCTTATCAGGACAGCACCCGACGCGAGCCAGGTCGGCCTGGTGAACATGCCGGTCTGGCTTTGGGTTGCCAAGACCGAAAATACCTGGGGGCCGATTGTTCGGAGCGCGAGTGTTCCTGGGTTGTCGGTTACTGCGACTGCTCGGGTCAAGGCCGTCAACTGGTCGATGGGTGATGGGAGTACGGTGCGGTGTGAAGGGCCGGGGACGCCGTACGACGCTTCGATGGGCGTCAAGGGTTCGCCTACTTGTGGGCACAGGTATGTGAAGACCTCGCACAAAATGCCGGACTGCAAGTACCCCGTGACCGCGGTTGCGCAGTGGGAGATCGGTTGGCAGAGCACGCTCGGGGACAACGGGGAGATCTCCATGACCCAGCAGGCGGCGACGCAGTTGCATATCGGTGAGGCTGTTCCCGTTCTGGTCGACCCGGATGGTGGTGCCGTCACCGTGCCCCCGAAGGACGGCTGTTGAGGGTGAGTGGAAGGCAATAGGTTCGGGGTATGACGGATTGGCCTTCGGTTGATGTGGTTCGTGCGGACCTGGTGGGGGTGCTGGCGCGGTTTCGGGCCGGGCGGACGCGAGCGTTCAGCTTTGGGGACCGAGGGCCTGAGGCTGTGATGCTGACGTACGACGAGTTCGAGGATCTCGGCGGTGAAGGCAAGTTCCGGGTTGCCGACGAGGTGGTCGAGCCGGGGGCGATGGCGGATCGTCTGCCTCAGGTGGTGCGGGAAGGGACCGGCGATCCGGTGGTGTGGGGCGAGGGCGGGGAACCAGAGGCGGTGGTGATGTCTGCGACCCAGTACCGCGACCTTCGGGGCGACGATCACCCGCCGGCGGGTGTTGTGGACGATCCGACCGTGCGGACCTATGCCACCGAACCACTCCCCGACAGCCGCCCGCTGGACCTCGACGAGTGGGCCGCCCGCATGGGACCCGACACCCAGGAGCTGCTGGAAGATCTGCGCCGCGAGGACCGCGAGGAGTCGTGAGCGGCGGAGCCCGGTATCAGCTGATAGCGGGGCCTGACTTCGACGTCGACTATCTGCGGATAGATCGTGCAGCCCAGAGAGATCCGTCCGGGCCTGAAGCCGCGTTGCGGCGGCAGGTGGTTCGGACGATGCTCGACCTCGCCAACGGCAAATCCGATGGTCATCACGCGCTGGGTTGCGCTCCGGGCAAAGGCGACCTTCGTGACTGTGTCACGGCGTATGTTCGGTCGGACCCACACCGGCCTGCTGATTACCGCTTGGTGTTTCGCGAGATCGGGCCGGCTGCGCCAGGCGGAATCCCACGCCGGGAACTGCTGGCGATCAAGCCTCGGCGCGGGCGTAACAACGTGTACGCCCACCTGTGTGCCCGGCTGAATCGCCATCCGCGGGACAGGCAGCCTGGCCTCGATCGGTTCGACAAGTGGGAGACCGTCGGCGTAGGCGCCACCGGACGACAGGCGCAGTTGGACGCGAAGCGTGCCATCGCGCACGCCTGGGCCGGACAGCAGCCACTCCGTACAGCACGCCCATTAATTCCCGGATCACCATCCGGCTCCCAGGCCGAAACATCTCGAGCGGCGCCAGATCGAAGCCGCCGCGGAAACGAAGGTCGCAGCACCGAGCGCACTGAGCCCATGACTCCTGCAGTCACCGCCCGATCCAGATACGGGCGGCCGAGCCCGACAGGCTGGCCGGAGCGCGATCGGTAGCGAGGCGGGGGTGTTGGTAGCTAATCAGCGGGGTCTGCTCGGTACGCCGCGTTCGCGAGAGTTCGTTGAGCCTGGGAAGCCGGAGGCTCCGGCTGTGGCTCCTGAGGCGCGGAAGGGTGGGGTCTCGAAGGGGATCGAGCGGCTCAAGGACACCGCGCAGGACAAGTAGGCGACGCGATGCGGAGATGGAGGGCTTGTCGTGGTCTAGTGGCGTTCGTCCGGGCCTCGTTCGCGGGTTGAAGAGATTCGATGGGCGGCTGACGAAGGTGTGGTCTTCGTGCCGTGGGTGGGGATGGTGGCTGCGCCGGTGATGCCCTCGGTGGTGAGGCGGAGGGACTGCTCGGTGTCTTGTCGGGCGCGCGGGTCGGTCAGGGGCTCGATGCACTCCGCCAGGGCTTCGCGGACGGGTTCGGCGCCGATGCCGAAGGCCTCCGCCATCACCTCGTTCTGGCGGTCGGCGATCCGCGTCCAGTCGATGCGGTAGCCCGCGGCCTCTGCTACGTGGTCCAGGAAGATGCGCTGCGTTCGGCCGTTGCCCTCGACGAACGGGTGGAGCACGTTGACGCCGGCGTACGTCCTGGCGAGGACGTCGACGACCTCGTGCGTCGGTCGGTTACGGAGGTCGGCGGGATCGCCCAACTGTGAGAAGATCACGGGCGCCAAGCGCTCGATGTCCTCCGGTTTCACGAACTCGTTGCCCGGCGCATCCGGATCCTGGGACGGCCGGACCAACTCGGTGACCCGCAGATCTCCGGCCCAGTCGTAAACGTCCTGGAACAGGTGCCGATGGATCGCCCGGAGATGGTCCAGGTCGAACGTCCGCGGGATCTCGACGTCGCCGGCGATGAGCTCGACCGCCCGCTCCGCCGTCCGGGAGCGCTCGGCGCGTTCCAGCTCGGCCGCGTCGTGGATGCCGAGCTTGTTGATCTTGCAGTCGTCGATCTGGCCGGGCCAGAAGTAGTCTCCCCAGTTCTCGAACGTCGGCATCAGAGCTGTTCGTCCAGGAGTTGGCGGCGTTGTTCGGCGGTGATTTCGCCCAGGAGGTAGCGGGCGAAGATGTCTATTTCCTTGTCGCTGAGGGGCATGTTCTCCATGCGCCAGGAGGCGATCAGGTTGTTGAGTTGGTGGCGTTTCTCAGGGTCGAGACGGTCCACAGGTCTTTCGGAAGGCATCAGGACGCTCCTGGGGTCAGGTCCAGGTGGGGTAGGGAGCGGAGTTGGTTGTCTTGGTGGTAGGTGAAGAAGGCGGCTATCAGGCCTGTGGATTCTCGGCGGGTTCTGGGGTCGGCTTGGAGGGCGGTGGGCCAGTCGCCGGTGAGGAGGGCTGCCAGGTGGGTGACTGTGGCTTGGGAGGGCATGGCTGAGGCGGGTGGGCGGCAGGTGGTGCAGACTATGCCGCCGGCGGCGGGGTTGAAGGCTCGGTGGGGGCCTGGTTCGCCGCAGCGGGCGCAGTCGTCGAAGGACGGGGCGTAGCCGGCGATCGCCAAGGACCGCAGCAGGAACGAGTCGAGGACCAGGGCGGGCTCGCGTTCGCCGGTGGAGAGGACTCGCAACGCGCCGGCGAGGAGCAGGTGTTGCTGGGTGGCGGGTTCCTTCTCCTCGACGACCAGGCGGTCGGCCGTTTCCAGCAGGACCGTGCCGGCCGTGTACCGCGCGTAGTCGTCGACGATTCCCTCGCCGTACGCCGCGATGGACTCGGCCTGGGTGACGACGTCCAGCGTGCGGCCGGTCGCGAGTTGCAGGTCGACGTAGCTGAACGGTTCCAGGCGGGCGCCGAAGCGCGACGACGTACGTCGGACGCCCTTGGCGACCGCGCGGACCTTGCCGTTGGCGCGGGTCAGCAGCGTGGCGATCCGGTCCGCCTCACCCAGCTTCTGGGTGCGCAGCACGATCGCCTGATCCCGGTAGAGCGGCACGAGGTCAGTGTCTCACCCGCGGCCGACATACTCCTCGAGGCTGATCGGCTCCCGCCCGGTGATGTCCCGCACCGCGGTCGACACATGCGACAGTTCGCCGCTGGCGATCGCGGCGTACGACGTGACCCACCCGGCCACCTCCCACGCCGGCGCGCCGTACGACTCCCGCGACCGGTACGCCTCGTCCAGCGTCTCCGCCTCGTACCGGACCTTGCGCCCCCACGCCTCGGTCAGCACCCCGGCCGCCTCGGACAGCGTGAACGCGGACGGCCCGGTCAGGTCGTACGTCGCCCCGCCGAAGCCGGCCCCGGTGAGTACCCGGGCCGCCACCGCCGCCACGTCGTCCCGTGCCACCGCCGACACCCGCCCGTCCCCCGCCGGCCCGCGGATCACGCCGTCCTGACCGACGAACCCGGGCACGAAGTCGAGGTACAGGTTGTCCCGCAGGAACGTGAACTCGACACCGCTCGCCCGGATGTGTTCCTCGGTGTGCCAGTGGTCGCGCGCGAACGTGAACGTCGCCCCCGGCGCCGCACCGACGAACGACGTGTACACGATCCGCCGCACCCCGGCTGCCACCGCGGCGTCGACCGTTGCCTTGTGCAACGCCACCCGGTCCGCCGACTCGGTTGCGCTCAGCAACATCAGTACGTCGACCCCGTCCAGCGCCGCGAGC containing:
- a CDS encoding Fur family transcriptional regulator; the protein is MAIGTRSTRQRAAVAQALDLIDDFRTAQEIHQELRSAGEAVGLTTVYRTLQALADSREVDVLRTADGETAYRRCSKGHHHHLVCRNCGRTVEVEGPAVERWADKVAAEHGYTDISHTLEIFGTCKECQKA
- a CDS encoding GNAT family N-acetyltransferase, translating into MSDLVVRRVQASDRVLMERLWLMFRHDLSEFQGQLPGPDGGYRSEWLENVLTGDPEWAGYLISLGENPVGFCFMRALQQPVRVLNAFFMVRPVRRNGLGLRAVQEVLANHPGPCEVAFQGNNEKAVRFWQRVATEISGDVWTQEERPVKGKPDATPDLWISFKV
- a CDS encoding S-(hydroxymethyl)mycothiol dehydrogenase: MAQTVRGVVAAAKGAPVSIEQITIPDPGPGEAVVQVQACGVCHTDLHYREGGINDEFPFLLGHEAAGIVESVGDGVTDVQPGDFVVLNWRAICGNCRACLRGRPWYCFSTHNAEQKMTLQDGTELSPALGIGAFAEKTLVAAGQCTKVDPAAKPEVAGLLGCGVMAGLGAALNTGNVGRGDTVAVIGSGGVGTAAVVGARLAGAAKVIAIDLDERKLATARELGATHTINSKGLDHDGVVAAVQELTGGFGADVVIDAVGRPETWKQAFYARDLAGTVVLVGVPTPDMRLDMPLLDFFGRGGSLKSSWYGDCLPTRDFPLLIDLHLQGRLPLDRFVSETIALDEVEAAFTKMHHGDVLRSVVLF
- a CDS encoding ABC transporter ATP-binding protein, with the translated sequence MENAVRVRGLVKRYPDKVAVDGVDLDIHRGEVFALLGPNGAGKTTTTEILEGYRRADEGEISVLGTDPAHGDRYWRARLGIVAQTTRDEAVLSVAEMVTHFAGYYPNPRDPEQVIAAVGLEEKRRTRIRNLSGGQRRRLDVALGVIGNPELLFLDEPTTGFDPEARRQFWTLIEDLRTEGTTILLTTHYLDEAEHLADRVGVIADGRMVEVATPGTLGGRGARTARVSWLAADGLREVRTDQPTAEVARLMAEYGGEVPELQVRRPSLEDIYLELIGATAAPALEGAVR
- a CDS encoding ABC transporter permease, which produces MSTALPSPLKVGLSRTGIEVKEFFREREQLIFTFFFPIIFLGIFSAVFGGTEFAGGVTAATYFTPGMIASGIFLTSFQSLAIAIAIERDQDVLKRLRGTPMSPQSYFIGKIGMVLITSVLQFALLLAIAGLALGVDIPTAPVKWLHFLWIFVLGTASGSVLGIAFSVVPKSGRAASAVVTPVVLLLQFISGVYFVYSSLPAWMRTVSEFFPLKWLAQGMRSVFLPDGYEVNEPGGSWQLGTGAIVLSVWLLVGLFLAQRLFRWTRRDAG
- a CDS encoding sensor histidine kinase; translation: MGSVQSSRGGAGQPVWTQTLVGWHIVFWVLLGMTLGLSFTGELGTVRQSVYVGTVVLLGAAYQFVGLPAVRSRRALPSYVYRLVLVGSLMVLIGLYPQSVFLMFIASAQIWLLCENLREGVGFSLLLVVGVGTAQLWSAGWGWDAFWNILPWMLVSLVVSLLFGIWIERVITQSQQRAELIEQLESARDELADAHHSAGVMAERERMAREIHDTLAQGMTSIVMLAQAASAELARGGASGAAARLAAIEDTARENLAEARALIAAFTPIALSEATLTEVLRRQAERFAAETGVDVRVSLDLPDDEVAALPQAQQVVLLRSAQEALANVRKHAAATQVLITLGLSDGGVWIEIRDDGSGFAPGAVSGGFGLNAMRGRVEESGGTVSVESRPGHGTRVQVLIPAVQEDA
- a CDS encoding response regulator transcription factor encodes the protein MIRVLVVDDHPVVRSGLSGMLSVTDDITVVGEAGDGSEALALVESTRPDVVLMDLRMPRMDGVAATGAIVSGYPSTRVLVLTTYDTDTDILHAVEAGAAGYLLKDTPHADLLNGIRAAARGETVLAPPVAARLMSRLRTPTTPAAAPSPRELEVLAAVARGLSNAEIGRELFIGEATVKTHLQRLFAKLDVDDRTRAVTVAIERGLLPSPGR